One Streptomyces sp. RPA4-2 genomic window carries:
- a CDS encoding M4 family metallopeptidase produces MRRPHIRRMAIAVVVTTAATLPVGPAFAAAPDSPARQATSATSPVDVAKAAAFAHASATGVGPGDTLRATDVMTDPDGKRHVRFVRSHQGLPVLGGDLVIHLGGQSAYLGVTRAAGHSVKPSTTEAKLTTDQAERKAAAAAEGDAGTAQLVVDARDGAAALAYQVRVTDSATTSAGGSRTVVVDARTGRIRSNNPDSDEFISPSLRDKLRERGETANPATGTAARPASLFAATAAAVHYPVTATGSGASLFVGKVTLTTTRTARTSYLLKDPTRWNTETRDAGGRELESFTRGKKFTSTNDKWGTGTTANRATVAVDAQYGVTKTLDFYKKTFGRKGIKNNGTGARAMVHFGKKVGNAFWDSTCGCMLYGDGDGDMFKKPLVVLDVTGHELTHGVVDATAALEPTRVDRDGNQYGEPGALNESLADIFGSNVEFTANNPKNPPNYLMGEKLGLAQKFLRRLDHPSLDKLEGTIDYWSPAAYDTEVHAGSGVSSHAYYLLAEGSGRKTIGTVKYESPTYDGSPVTGIGRAKATAIFYRALTRYMVSTTDFHDARTATLKAAADMYGATGAEYRAVDRAWAAVNVTTANTPAVGR; encoded by the coding sequence GTGCGTAGACCCCACATACGCCGGATGGCGATCGCCGTCGTGGTGACGACGGCCGCCACGCTCCCGGTGGGCCCCGCCTTCGCCGCGGCCCCCGACTCGCCCGCCCGCCAGGCGACTTCGGCCACTTCTCCGGTCGACGTGGCCAAGGCCGCCGCCTTCGCCCACGCGTCGGCCACCGGGGTCGGCCCCGGCGACACCCTGCGGGCGACGGACGTCATGACGGACCCGGACGGCAAGCGGCACGTCCGTTTCGTCCGCAGTCATCAGGGACTTCCGGTGCTCGGCGGCGACCTCGTGATCCATCTCGGCGGGCAGTCGGCCTATCTCGGCGTGACCCGGGCCGCCGGCCACAGCGTCAAGCCGTCCACCACCGAGGCGAAGCTGACGACCGATCAGGCCGAGCGGAAGGCCGCCGCGGCCGCCGAGGGCGACGCGGGCACCGCTCAACTCGTCGTGGACGCCCGGGACGGCGCGGCCGCCCTCGCCTATCAGGTGCGGGTGACGGACAGCGCGACCACGTCGGCCGGCGGTTCCCGCACGGTCGTCGTGGACGCGCGGACCGGGCGGATCCGCAGCAACAACCCCGACAGCGACGAGTTCATCTCGCCGTCCCTGCGGGACAAGCTGCGCGAGCGGGGCGAGACGGCGAACCCCGCGACGGGCACGGCCGCGCGACCGGCCAGTCTCTTCGCGGCGACGGCGGCAGCGGTCCACTACCCGGTCACAGCCACCGGCAGCGGCGCGTCCCTCTTCGTCGGAAAGGTGACGCTGACCACCACCCGTACCGCGCGCACCAGTTACCTCCTCAAGGACCCGACTCGGTGGAACACCGAGACCCGGGACGCCGGGGGCCGGGAGCTGGAATCCTTCACGCGCGGCAAGAAGTTCACCAGCACCAACGACAAGTGGGGCACGGGCACGACCGCCAACCGGGCCACCGTCGCGGTCGACGCGCAGTACGGCGTGACCAAGACACTGGACTTCTACAAGAAGACCTTCGGCCGCAAGGGCATCAAGAACAACGGCACCGGTGCTCGCGCGATGGTCCACTTCGGCAAGAAGGTCGGCAACGCCTTCTGGGACTCGACGTGCGGCTGCATGCTGTACGGCGACGGTGACGGCGACATGTTCAAGAAGCCGCTCGTCGTCCTCGACGTCACCGGGCACGAACTGACCCACGGCGTCGTCGACGCCACCGCCGCCCTCGAGCCCACCCGGGTGGACCGGGACGGCAACCAGTACGGCGAACCGGGCGCCCTCAACGAGTCGCTCGCCGACATCTTCGGTTCGAACGTCGAGTTCACCGCGAACAACCCGAAGAACCCGCCGAACTACCTCATGGGCGAGAAACTGGGTCTCGCCCAGAAGTTCCTGCGCCGTCTCGACCACCCCTCCCTGGACAAGCTGGAGGGCACGATCGACTACTGGTCACCGGCGGCCTACGACACCGAGGTCCACGCGGGCTCCGGTGTCTCCTCGCACGCCTACTACCTGCTCGCCGAGGGCAGCGGCCGCAAGACGATCGGCACCGTGAAGTACGAGTCGCCGACGTACGACGGTTCGCCGGTGACCGGAATCGGCCGGGCCAAGGCCACCGCGATCTTCTATCGCGCGCTGACCCGTTACATGGTCTCCACGACCGACTTCCACGACGCGCGGACCGCCACGCTCAAGGCCGCCGCCGACATGTACGGCGCGACCGGTGCCGAGTACCGGGCCGTGGACAGGGCGTGGGCCGCCGTCAACGTGACGACCGCCAACACCCCCGCCGTCGGGCGCTGA
- a CDS encoding polyprenyl synthetase family protein: MMPSTALHAPPAAPEILDRCRQLVAPALAEAIGGLHPWVGEMAGYALGRCEVGGAPVAHRQGKGVRQALAVLGAEAVRGSAEEGVPGAVAVELVHTFSLLHDDIMDGDALRRGRPAVWKAYGTGPAVLAGDALFALAVDTLTAAPSTSRSGAAVRQLTTALRDLVRGQADDLLFARRPWTGPDAVGVREYEVMAEHKTGALLGCALAVGARLAGARGETAAALDRAGRHLGVAFQIADDLLGIWGDPVVTGKPVHGDLRQGKKTLPVLAALAAPGHRALAELLASPGVLDDTAVRRAAALVEQAGGRSAALREARRHLAAADTLLAGASLAPRPAGDLRTVLSSLAHRTI; the protein is encoded by the coding sequence ATGATGCCCTCCACGGCCCTGCACGCGCCGCCCGCCGCCCCGGAGATCCTCGACCGCTGCCGGCAACTGGTCGCCCCGGCCCTCGCGGAGGCGATCGGCGGACTGCATCCCTGGGTGGGCGAGATGGCCGGCTACGCGCTGGGCCGCTGCGAGGTCGGCGGCGCCCCCGTGGCCCACCGTCAGGGCAAGGGTGTACGGCAGGCGCTCGCCGTACTCGGGGCGGAGGCGGTCAGGGGCTCCGCCGAGGAGGGCGTGCCGGGGGCGGTCGCCGTGGAACTGGTGCACACCTTCTCGCTGTTGCACGACGACATCATGGACGGCGACGCGCTGCGCCGCGGGCGCCCCGCGGTGTGGAAGGCGTACGGCACCGGTCCCGCCGTCCTCGCGGGTGACGCGCTGTTCGCGCTGGCCGTGGACACCCTCACGGCGGCGCCCTCGACCTCGCGTTCCGGGGCGGCTGTGCGGCAGTTGACCACCGCACTGCGCGACCTGGTCCGGGGGCAGGCGGACGACCTGCTGTTCGCCCGGCGTCCGTGGACGGGGCCCGACGCGGTGGGGGTGCGGGAGTACGAGGTGATGGCCGAGCACAAGACCGGCGCCCTGCTCGGGTGCGCGCTGGCGGTCGGGGCCCGACTAGCCGGAGCGCGGGGGGAGACGGCCGCCGCGCTCGACCGCGCCGGGCGCCATCTCGGGGTGGCCTTCCAGATCGCCGACGACCTGCTGGGCATCTGGGGCGACCCGGTCGTCACCGGCAAACCGGTCCACGGCGATCTGCGGCAGGGCAAGAAGACCCTGCCGGTCCTAGCCGCCCTCGCGGCTCCGGGGCATCGCGCGCTCGCCGAACTCCTCGCCTCCCCAGGGGTCCTCGACGACACCGCCGTGCGCCGGGCCGCGGCCCTCGTCGAACAGGCCGGCGGCCGTTCGGCGGCGCTGCGCGAGGCGCGTCGGCACCTCGCCGCGGCGGACACCCTCCTGGCGGGCGCTTCGCTGGCTCCGCGCCCCGCCGGGGACCTGCGCACCGTGCTCTCCTCGCTCGCCCACCGCACGATCTGA
- a CDS encoding tetratricopeptide repeat protein: MYGKAFAPEYQGALTTLSVNSSLTDVLAAGTEQLRAAERAGARAEAARSGLAVAEAHRRLGQVADADRAWKASYRTARTAGDTGAMAWALWSGGTLARQRGAFPLAWRLLRLAAELGGRAGDVVVRGYSLAGLAETGRIQGDYAAVTALHEQLLAEARVRGEARHTVWALEGIAQIHRNTGAYDTAYALFEEAAGIAAGAEDRRGHAWALRGLADIVSVRDRDPDRALELLGEAEVSCRAMNLSGALAYNHKMRGNVLYRAGRYEEARDVYTQALAEFEEMSEPRGRALSRLGLAKSLARLGRDRVETEAELTDLARVLERIGLRHAREMVERARTELGCTPGPAAGEAGTDEAAAR; this comes from the coding sequence ATGTACGGCAAGGCCTTCGCCCCCGAGTACCAGGGCGCTCTGACCACCCTGTCCGTGAACTCCTCGCTGACCGATGTGCTGGCCGCGGGTACCGAGCAGTTGCGTGCGGCGGAGCGCGCGGGCGCCCGCGCCGAAGCGGCCCGCTCGGGTCTGGCGGTCGCCGAGGCGCATCGCCGCCTCGGGCAGGTCGCGGACGCCGACCGGGCGTGGAAGGCGAGTTACCGCACCGCCCGCACGGCCGGGGACACCGGCGCCATGGCGTGGGCGCTGTGGAGCGGCGGCACCCTGGCCCGGCAGCGCGGTGCCTTCCCGCTCGCGTGGCGGCTGCTGCGGCTGGCCGCCGAACTCGGCGGCCGGGCGGGGGATGTGGTCGTGCGTGGCTACTCCCTGGCGGGGCTGGCCGAGACGGGGCGCATCCAGGGTGACTACGCCGCCGTGACCGCCCTGCACGAACAGCTCCTGGCCGAGGCCCGGGTGCGCGGCGAGGCCCGCCACACCGTGTGGGCGCTGGAGGGTATCGCGCAGATACACCGCAACACCGGCGCCTACGACACCGCGTACGCGTTGTTCGAGGAGGCGGCCGGGATCGCCGCCGGCGCCGAGGACAGGCGCGGCCATGCCTGGGCCCTGCGCGGTCTCGCGGACATCGTCTCCGTGCGCGACCGGGACCCGGACCGCGCGCTGGAACTGCTGGGCGAGGCGGAGGTCTCCTGCCGCGCGATGAACCTGTCCGGCGCTCTCGCCTACAACCACAAGATGCGCGGCAACGTGCTCTACCGGGCGGGGCGTTATGAGGAGGCCCGGGACGTCTACACCCAGGCCCTGGCGGAGTTCGAGGAGATGAGCGAGCCGCGCGGCCGGGCCCTCTCCCGGCTCGGACTGGCCAAGTCGCTGGCCCGCCTCGGCCGCGACCGCGTCGAGACGGAGGCGGAACTCACCGACCTCGCACGGGTGTTGGAGCGCATCGGACTGCGGCACGCCCGGGAGATGGTCGAGCGGGCACGGACGGAACTCGGCTGTACGCCCGGCCCGGCGGCGGGCGAGGCGGGCACGGACGAGGCGGCCGCCCGATGA
- a CDS encoding alpha-ketoglutarate-dependent dioxygenase AlkB, giving the protein MSTHLQGSLFDQTDELHLAPLNATRRTALGAGAWIDLLPGWLGGADALFERLVAEVPWRAERRQMYEHVVDVPRLLSYYGAGDALPHPILDEARAALSAHYADELGEPFTTAGLCYYRDGRDSVAWHGDRIGRGAREDTMVAILSVGAPRDLLLRPRRGGDTVRRPLGHGDLIVMGGSCQRTWEHAVPKTARAAGPRISVQFRPHGVN; this is encoded by the coding sequence ATGTCCACGCATCTCCAGGGCTCGCTCTTCGACCAGACCGACGAGCTCCACCTCGCTCCGCTGAACGCGACGCGCCGCACCGCGCTGGGCGCCGGGGCCTGGATCGACCTGCTGCCCGGGTGGCTCGGCGGGGCCGACGCGCTCTTCGAGCGGCTCGTCGCCGAGGTGCCGTGGCGGGCGGAGCGGAGACAGATGTACGAGCACGTGGTGGACGTACCGCGGCTGCTCTCGTACTACGGGGCGGGCGACGCGCTGCCCCACCCGATCCTCGACGAGGCGCGGGCCGCACTGTCGGCCCACTACGCCGACGAGCTCGGCGAGCCGTTCACCACCGCGGGCCTGTGCTACTACCGGGACGGCCGGGACAGCGTCGCCTGGCACGGGGACCGGATCGGCCGGGGCGCACGGGAGGACACCATGGTCGCGATCCTCTCCGTGGGCGCCCCGCGTGACCTGCTGCTGCGCCCGCGCCGCGGCGGGGACACCGTGCGCCGCCCCCTCGGCCACGGCGACCTCATCGTGATGGGCGGCTCCTGCCAGCGGACCTGGGAGCACGCCGTGCCCAAGACGGCACGCGCGGCCGGACCACGGATCAGCGTCCAGTTCCGCCCGCACGGGGTGAACTGA
- a CDS encoding TetR family transcriptional regulator has product MSTVSVPPPGPAAAPNGLQRRDAEATKAAILRAARHLMARHAHTDITLKTVADRAGVSAPLILKYFGNKDALFARVMSFETDAAALLDAPLEDLGPHMVRHLLVGQTERGADPVLRIVFAPLQGEQGDILRANFRTQVSDRLAVRLEGPDAGLRAELAVATLLGLGVMYGIARGSRLRATAIEDIVERYGPTVQALLTP; this is encoded by the coding sequence GTGAGCACCGTGTCCGTCCCGCCTCCCGGACCGGCGGCGGCCCCGAACGGCCTCCAGCGCCGTGACGCCGAGGCCACGAAGGCGGCGATCCTGCGCGCGGCCCGTCACCTCATGGCACGTCACGCGCACACGGACATCACGCTCAAGACGGTCGCGGACCGGGCCGGTGTGAGCGCGCCGTTGATCCTCAAGTACTTCGGGAACAAGGACGCGCTGTTCGCACGGGTGATGTCGTTCGAGACGGACGCGGCCGCCCTGCTGGACGCGCCGCTGGAGGACCTCGGCCCGCACATGGTCCGCCATCTGCTGGTCGGCCAGACCGAGCGGGGCGCCGACCCCGTCCTGCGGATCGTCTTCGCCCCGCTCCAGGGCGAACAGGGCGACATACTGCGCGCCAACTTCCGTACGCAGGTCAGCGATCGGCTGGCCGTACGTCTCGAGGGCCCCGACGCGGGCCTGCGCGCCGAACTCGCCGTCGCCACCCTGCTGGGACTCGGCGTGATGTACGGCATCGCGCGCGGTTCCCGGCTGCGGGCGACCGCGATCGAGGACATCGTCGAGCGGTACGGCCCGACGGTGCAGGCACTGCTGACGCCGTAA
- a CDS encoding MFS transporter has protein sequence MAALRDRLTVPVLALGGSLMAVMQVVVVPLLPDLPRLTGASAGAVSWMVTATLLTGAVLNPVLGRAGDMYGKKRVLLIALAMMTVGSLMCALTSDIRVLIVARALQGAAAAVVPLSISLLRDELPPERTGSAVALMSSTVGIGAALGLPLAAMVVQYANWHVMFWGTTVIGALGTVLAWWAVRESPVREPGRFDSLGALGLAVGLTCLLMGVSQGGQWGWTSPTILGLFAGSVGVLGLWWTQQLRAERPLVDLKLATSPKVALPHIAALLTGFAFYANSLVTAQLVQAPKATGYGLGLSIVATGVCLLPGGVTMLLLSPVSARVSAARGARVTLAIGAAIIAFGYGIRILDSRDLWVVVLGSAVCATGTTFAYSALPTLILRAVPAAQTASANGVNVLMRTIGQAVSSAAVAAILVHHTSLIGGAPIPTLHGYLLAFAMAGTVALVACAASLAIPADPPSRGTRRASGTTEAPRDGALEGA, from the coding sequence ATGGCGGCACTGCGTGACCGGCTGACCGTGCCGGTCCTCGCGCTCGGCGGGAGCCTCATGGCCGTCATGCAGGTGGTCGTGGTGCCGCTGCTCCCCGACCTGCCGCGGCTGACGGGCGCGTCGGCGGGCGCGGTGTCCTGGATGGTGACGGCGACGCTGCTGACCGGAGCCGTCCTGAACCCCGTTCTGGGACGGGCCGGCGACATGTACGGCAAGAAGCGCGTCCTGCTGATCGCCCTCGCGATGATGACGGTCGGGTCGCTGATGTGCGCTCTGACGTCCGACATCCGGGTGCTCATCGTGGCGCGCGCCCTGCAGGGTGCCGCGGCCGCCGTCGTGCCGTTGTCGATCAGCCTCCTGAGGGACGAACTGCCGCCCGAGCGCACGGGTTCCGCGGTGGCGCTGATGAGCTCGACCGTGGGGATCGGCGCCGCCCTCGGGCTGCCGCTCGCCGCGATGGTGGTCCAGTACGCCAACTGGCATGTCATGTTCTGGGGGACGACCGTGATCGGCGCCCTCGGGACCGTGCTGGCCTGGTGGGCGGTGCGCGAGTCGCCCGTCCGTGAACCGGGCCGCTTCGACAGTCTCGGCGCGCTGGGTCTGGCCGTCGGGCTCACCTGCCTGCTGATGGGCGTGTCGCAGGGCGGCCAGTGGGGCTGGACCAGCCCCACGATCCTGGGCCTGTTCGCCGGCAGCGTCGGTGTCCTCGGCCTGTGGTGGACGCAGCAGCTGCGCGCCGAACGGCCGCTGGTCGACCTGAAGCTGGCCACCAGTCCCAAGGTCGCCCTGCCGCACATAGCGGCGCTCCTCACCGGATTCGCCTTCTACGCCAACTCCCTGGTGACGGCGCAGCTGGTGCAGGCGCCCAAGGCGACCGGTTACGGACTCGGTCTGTCCATCGTCGCGACGGGCGTGTGCCTGCTGCCCGGTGGGGTGACCATGCTGCTGCTCTCCCCGGTGTCCGCGCGCGTGTCGGCGGCCCGAGGCGCCCGGGTGACGCTGGCGATAGGGGCCGCGATCATCGCCTTCGGCTACGGCATCCGGATCCTCGACAGCCGCGACCTGTGGGTGGTCGTCCTCGGCTCCGCGGTCTGCGCGACGGGCACGACCTTCGCCTACTCCGCGCTGCCCACCCTGATCCTGCGGGCCGTCCCCGCTGCGCAGACCGCCTCCGCCAACGGCGTCAACGTGCTCATGCGCACCATCGGCCAGGCTGTGAGCAGTGCCGCGGTGGCCGCGATCCTCGTCCATCACACGAGCCTGATCGGCGGCGCCCCGATCCCGACCCTGCACGGCTATCTGCTGGCCTTCGCCATGGCCGGTACGGTCGCCCTGGTGGCCTGCGCCGCCTCCCTCGCCATCCCCGCGGACCCCCCGTCCCGGGGCACCCGGCGTGCCTCGGGCACCACGGAGGCGCCCCGGGACGGAGCACTGGAAGGAGCGTGA
- a CDS encoding FAD-dependent monooxygenase, with product MKIACVGGGPAGLYFSILMKRQDPSHDITVHERNPAGSTYGWGVTYWAALLDKLHEGDPESARAVRANSVRWSDGVAHIGGETTVHHGDEGFGIGRRLLLDLLAERARSLGVRIEYEHGITADRMPEADLVVACDGVNSALREAHAGHFGSDVTLGRNTYIWLGTTKVFDSFTFAFVETEHGWIWCYAYRFGEALSTCVVECSPETWTGLGLDRTGEADGLALLEKIFADLLDGHGLIGREHADGGAQWLNFRTLTNRTWHRGNLVLLGDAAHTTHYSIGAGTTLALEDAIALAGALGEERELSTALTRYEQERKSALLSVQSAARHSAQWYENLPRYVRLPAAQMFALLGQRHSPLLPYVPPQLYYRIDRAAGRLEALRRFKRWLGPRVARTVQARARR from the coding sequence GTGAAGATCGCGTGCGTCGGCGGTGGACCGGCCGGCCTCTACTTCTCGATCCTGATGAAACGCCAGGACCCGTCCCACGACATCACCGTCCACGAACGCAACCCGGCCGGATCGACCTACGGCTGGGGGGTGACGTACTGGGCGGCCCTGCTCGACAAGCTCCACGAGGGCGACCCCGAGTCCGCGCGCGCCGTCCGGGCGAACTCGGTCCGCTGGAGCGACGGGGTCGCCCACATCGGCGGCGAGACGACGGTGCACCACGGCGACGAGGGGTTCGGCATCGGCCGCAGGCTGCTGCTCGACCTCCTCGCGGAACGCGCGCGATCCCTGGGGGTGCGCATCGAGTACGAGCACGGGATCACCGCGGACCGGATGCCCGAGGCCGATCTCGTCGTCGCCTGCGACGGAGTCAACAGCGCGCTGCGCGAGGCCCACGCCGGCCACTTCGGCAGCGACGTCACCCTCGGCCGCAACACCTACATCTGGCTCGGCACCACCAAGGTCTTCGACTCCTTCACCTTCGCCTTCGTGGAGACGGAGCACGGCTGGATCTGGTGCTACGCCTACCGGTTCGGCGAGGCCCTGAGCACCTGCGTCGTCGAGTGCTCACCGGAGACCTGGACCGGTCTCGGTCTCGACCGGACCGGCGAGGCCGACGGTCTCGCCCTGCTGGAGAAGATCTTCGCCGACCTCCTCGACGGACACGGCCTGATCGGGCGGGAGCACGCCGACGGCGGTGCGCAGTGGCTGAACTTCCGAACCCTGACGAACCGCACCTGGCATCGCGGCAACCTCGTCCTGCTCGGCGACGCCGCCCACACCACGCACTACTCGATCGGCGCAGGCACCACGCTCGCGCTGGAGGACGCCATCGCCCTGGCCGGAGCCCTGGGCGAGGAACGGGAACTGTCCACCGCCCTGACCCGGTACGAACAGGAACGCAAGTCCGCGCTCCTGTCGGTCCAGAGCGCCGCCCGGCACAGCGCCCAGTGGTACGAGAACCTGCCGCGGTACGTCCGCCTTCCGGCGGCCCAGATGTTCGCCCTGCTCGGCCAACGGCACTCCCCGCTGCTCCCGTACGTACCGCCGCAGCTGTACTACCGGATCGACCGGGCGGCCGGGCGACTGGAGGCGCTGCGCCGTTTCAAACGCTGGCTGGGACCGCGCGTGGCGCGCACGGTCCAGGCACGCGCGCGCCGGTAG
- a CDS encoding tyrosinase family oxidase copper chaperone, with the protein MPELTRRRALGAAAALAAATGAQALTTTSASAAVPAAGHHHDGPEPFDEVYRGRRIEGRAGGGGHHHGAGYGVFVDGMELHVMQNADGSWISVVSHYDPVATPRAAARAAVVELQGAPLVPLD; encoded by the coding sequence ATGCCGGAACTCACTCGTCGCCGTGCGCTCGGGGCCGCGGCCGCCCTCGCCGCCGCGACCGGCGCCCAGGCGCTCACCACCACTTCGGCCTCGGCCGCCGTGCCTGCCGCCGGACACCACCACGACGGACCCGAACCCTTCGACGAGGTCTACCGGGGCCGCCGGATCGAAGGCCGTGCCGGTGGCGGCGGTCACCATCACGGCGCCGGCTACGGCGTGTTCGTCGACGGGATGGAACTGCACGTGATGCAGAACGCGGACGGCAGCTGGATCAGCGTCGTCAGCCACTACGACCCGGTGGCCACCCCGCGCGCCGCCGCCCGCGCCGCGGTCGTGGAGCTGCAAGGGGCACCCCTCGTCCCCCTCGACTGA